In Mercenaria mercenaria strain notata chromosome 14, MADL_Memer_1, whole genome shotgun sequence, the following are encoded in one genomic region:
- the LOC128548546 gene encoding uncharacterized protein LOC128548546, with translation MHSKIIAFVKCTRAVLYSNENMIPLEHTEDDSTEEIVCYCQDNKHVVRYCDLTKYWSCVQDSNNSSEFESDQTTLTEKDFSKIASRIGKEYLQLGRELGLTEAKLDHIELDKSTTQDRIVRMLCEWKKQVADRSTACELRRALAAIGKDASAVLR, from the exons ATGCACAGTAAGATTATAGCGTTTGTCAAATGCACAAGAGCTGTTCTTTATTCAAACGAAAACATGATACCGCTTGAACATACGGAAGATGATTCAACAGAGGAAATCGTTTGCTATTGCCAGGATAACAAACATGTTGTTCGGTATTGTGATCTGACGAAATATTGGTCATGTGTTCAAGATTCAAATAACTCGTCAG aatttgAAAGCGACCAGACCACTCTCACTGAAAAGGACTTCAGTAAAATTGCAAGTAGGATTGGCAAGGAATACTTACAACTAGGACGGGAATTAGGCCTTACAGAAGCCAAACTGGATCACATTGAATTAGATAAATCGACTACACAGGACAGAATAGTAAGAATGCTCTGTGAATGGAAGAAACAGGTGGCAGACAGGTCAACAGCTTGTGAGTTGAGACGGGCGCTCGCAGCTATCGGTAAAGATGCTTCAGCAGTTCTGCGATGA